One segment of Pontibacter akesuensis DNA contains the following:
- a CDS encoding glycosyltransferase family 39 protein, giving the protein MHVFLKSPHPEVSEVAVAQGGEHSAYNWKPILWALLAFGVFLRLFHFFDNRSLYIDELFLGASLVKMSFAELAQPMLEYEQKAPLGYLWMSRLAVVLFGTGEMALRLFPLLCGLASLFVFLPVARYFLRPLGVVVAVGVLAAAPPIVYHAVEAKQYSTEFFATVLILYLYIRFHDKKDIKSLLLWGLSGAVILWFSFASIFVLAGMAFGVCLSYIFKRDWQLLFRAMIPFSMWLFSFALNYFLFIYQYADSEWLMYWFEVRNSFMPLPPTSVADLKWFFLKAFSILHHPLGLSWYDLPPYHNPIVRILSRVSVFPLIILGVGLVSYFKKDRRLFMILLFPLLLTMLASGLRMYPFMDRLLIFLAPLLIIFVAQGSDRATRFFPASAKWRYLLPALLLLGPLANSTNLLINTHLFGEYKKSFQRETLSFINERYQEGDVVYIYWNNLVGYRFYKDTEGLKYDAIEGNDYRTKAKNLQEYYRLLDADIAALKGNKRVWLVYSNGRGFNIGDFDEQPTWYYTEDNTRKILYDKFDAMGNEVDSFLRPDVNVHLFKMEKKLK; this is encoded by the coding sequence ATGCATGTTTTTCTTAAATCACCCCATCCCGAAGTTAGCGAAGTTGCTGTTGCGCAGGGCGGCGAACACTCTGCCTATAACTGGAAGCCTATCCTATGGGCATTGTTAGCATTTGGTGTGTTCCTAAGGCTGTTCCATTTCTTTGATAACCGGTCGTTGTACATCGATGAGCTTTTCCTGGGAGCCAGTTTGGTGAAAATGAGCTTTGCTGAGCTAGCACAACCAATGCTGGAGTACGAGCAAAAGGCACCGCTGGGGTATTTATGGATGTCGCGGCTGGCGGTGGTGCTCTTTGGAACGGGTGAGATGGCACTCCGGCTCTTCCCGCTGCTCTGCGGCCTTGCTTCCCTGTTTGTATTTCTGCCCGTTGCCAGATATTTTCTGAGGCCCTTGGGAGTAGTGGTGGCCGTAGGAGTGCTGGCGGCAGCTCCGCCAATTGTGTACCATGCGGTAGAGGCCAAGCAATACAGCACAGAGTTTTTCGCCACGGTGCTCATTTTATACTTGTACATCCGCTTCCATGACAAAAAAGACATAAAATCGCTGCTTCTATGGGGACTAAGCGGTGCCGTGATACTGTGGTTTTCCTTCGCCTCTATTTTTGTGCTGGCGGGTATGGCATTTGGCGTGTGCCTCTCCTACATATTTAAGCGGGATTGGCAGCTGCTCTTTAGAGCTATGATACCCTTTTCTATGTGGCTCTTCAGCTTTGCGTTGAACTACTTTCTGTTTATCTACCAGTATGCTGATTCGGAATGGCTAATGTACTGGTTTGAGGTTCGTAACAGCTTTATGCCGCTTCCGCCCACTTCCGTGGCGGATTTGAAATGGTTTTTCCTGAAAGCATTCTCTATTCTGCACCATCCACTTGGCTTGTCATGGTATGACCTGCCGCCCTACCATAATCCTATCGTGCGCATCCTAAGCAGGGTTTCAGTGTTTCCGCTCATCATACTGGGGGTAGGGCTGGTGTCCTACTTTAAAAAGGACCGAAGGCTTTTCATGATCCTGCTGTTTCCGCTGCTGCTTACCATGTTGGCTTCCGGCCTAAGAATGTATCCCTTTATGGACCGCCTTCTCATTTTTCTTGCGCCCTTACTCATTATTTTTGTGGCGCAGGGGAGCGATCGTGCCACCCGCTTTTTCCCAGCTTCGGCCAAATGGCGCTACCTGCTCCCTGCCTTGCTGCTGCTGGGTCCACTGGCTAACTCCACCAATCTGCTTATCAACACCCATCTCTTTGGCGAGTATAAAAAATCCTTTCAGCGGGAGACGCTTTCGTTTATAAACGAGCGGTACCAGGAAGGGGATGTGGTATACATCTACTGGAACAACCTGGTGGGGTACCGATTTTACAAGGACACGGAGGGGCTGAAGTATGATGCCATAGAAGGCAACGATTACAGGACGAAGGCAAAAAACCTGCAGGAGTATTACAGGCTGCTTGATGCGGATATTGCCGCGCTTAAAGGAAACAAACGTGTGTGGCTCGTTTACAGCAACGGCAGGGGCTTTAATATCGGCGATTT
- a CDS encoding glycosyltransferase, whose amino-acid sequence MSKLSLALSKILPQGLQRALRNFRDMNLRRYRDSALPKEIYEQEHHYSISFCSTCMNRLFHLKHTIEKNILDNMSYPKVEFVLINYNSQDGLDAYAEKHLKKYVEAGLLNYYRTDEPQRFHASKAKNLSHALAKGQIVCNVDGDNFTGKDFAYYINYLFNQHGTGNIYQFHKPPYWGTVGRLCLYKESFMKLGGYDESFLPIGHEDIDLLNRGRAMGLVFKQEKLENFLRYLSNTTLEKAINCTDDQVAYYQLEGTNRSRSDENIRNGILTANADGMENYKIFKNFGAEVLHSRELIQKQENSLFA is encoded by the coding sequence ATGTCGAAGCTATCGTTAGCGTTAAGCAAAATTTTACCCCAGGGGCTACAGCGGGCGCTTCGCAATTTCAGGGACATGAACCTGAGGAGGTACCGCGATTCGGCGCTTCCAAAGGAGATTTACGAGCAGGAGCATCACTACTCCATCTCCTTCTGCTCCACCTGCATGAACCGCCTGTTTCACCTAAAGCACACTATAGAGAAAAATATCCTGGATAACATGAGTTATCCGAAGGTCGAGTTCGTGCTGATTAACTATAACTCTCAGGATGGATTGGATGCGTACGCGGAAAAGCATCTGAAAAAGTATGTGGAGGCAGGTCTGTTAAATTATTACCGGACAGATGAGCCGCAGCGGTTTCATGCCTCCAAGGCAAAGAACCTCTCGCATGCGCTGGCTAAGGGGCAGATCGTGTGCAACGTGGATGGAGATAACTTCACAGGCAAAGACTTCGCCTATTACATCAACTACCTGTTTAACCAGCACGGAACCGGCAACATTTACCAGTTTCATAAACCGCCGTACTGGGGAACGGTGGGAAGGTTGTGTCTCTATAAGGAGAGCTTTATGAAATTGGGGGGATACGATGAAAGTTTCTTGCCAATTGGCCACGAGGATATTGATCTTTTAAACCGGGGGCGTGCCATGGGCCTCGTATTTAAGCAGGAAAAGCTGGAGAACTTCCTGCGCTACCTAAGCAACACCACCTTAGAGAAAGCCATTAATTGTACAGACGATCAGGTAGCTTACTATCAGTTGGAAGGTACAAACAGAAGCCGTTCTGATGAGAACATTCGAAACGGCATCCTGACAGCCAATGCAGATGGAATGGAAAACTATAAAATCTTTAAAAACTTCGGGGCTGAGGTTCTTCATTCCAGGGAGTTAATCCAGAAGCAGGAAAACTCGCTGTTCGCTTAG
- a CDS encoding UbiA family prenyltransferase, whose product MNLDSVQSTSVASPKALPASLADYVAIARPDNWVKNVFMFPGMLFAYVLYQTPLDMTLLARILVAIGSTCLIASANYVINEYLDAEFDRFHPLKNKRTSVVRVVNPVLVYSEWALLALVGLSLAWTISVQFLIISAFLLFMGGIYNVKPFRSKDRVYLDVLTESVNNPIRFALGWFAVTPVSMLPDSAWDAGWLIFPPTSIIVAYWMGGAFLMATKRFAEFRLIGDPARAGLYRRSFRFYTENSLLISMFFYALTCAFFLGIFLVKNRIELLISFPFFALLFAWYLKIGLLKDSPVQGSEKLYTRKYFMTYVVLFSLLLVALMLIDIPWLNWLLRHSVVG is encoded by the coding sequence ATGAACCTGGATTCCGTACAATCTACCTCTGTGGCTAGCCCGAAGGCACTGCCTGCCTCCCTGGCCGACTATGTTGCCATTGCACGCCCGGACAACTGGGTCAAGAACGTATTCATGTTTCCTGGCATGCTGTTCGCCTACGTGCTGTACCAGACGCCGTTAGACATGACGCTTTTGGCCCGGATACTGGTGGCCATCGGGAGCACATGCCTGATCGCATCAGCCAATTACGTGATAAATGAGTACCTTGATGCGGAATTCGATCGCTTTCACCCGCTAAAAAACAAGCGTACCTCGGTGGTGCGTGTCGTAAACCCGGTGCTGGTTTATTCGGAGTGGGCCCTGCTGGCACTCGTGGGTCTGTCCTTGGCCTGGACCATCTCAGTGCAGTTCCTGATAATTTCTGCCTTTCTTCTTTTTATGGGCGGTATCTACAACGTGAAGCCCTTCCGTAGCAAGGACCGCGTTTACCTGGATGTGCTGACAGAATCTGTGAACAATCCGATTCGCTTTGCCTTGGGCTGGTTTGCCGTAACGCCTGTTTCTATGTTACCGGATTCGGCCTGGGATGCCGGTTGGCTAATATTCCCGCCTACCAGTATCATCGTGGCCTATTGGATGGGCGGTGCGTTTCTTATGGCAACAAAGCGCTTTGCCGAATTCAGACTTATCGGAGACCCGGCGCGAGCCGGTCTGTATCGCCGCTCTTTCCGTTTTTACACTGAAAACAGCCTGTTGATCTCCATGTTCTTCTATGCCTTGACATGTGCGTTTTTCCTGGGCATATTCCTGGTTAAGAACCGCATTGAACTGCTGATCAGCTTTCCGTTTTTCGCGCTGCTGTTTGCCTGGTACCTCAAGATAGGGTTGTTGAAGGACTCACCCGTTCAGGGATCAGAGAAGCTGTACACCCGGAAGTACTTTATGACCTATGTGGTGCTCTTCAGTCTTTTACTGGTGGCGCTGATGCTTATCGATATTCCATGGCTCAACTGGCTGCTCAGGCATTCTGTGGTAGGTTGA
- a CDS encoding HAD family hydrolase, translating into MRNEETIDWSQLKAVVFDVDGTLYDQKKLRKRMLLALLRHYLPRPWQAGDVLLLSRFRAERERRAGQGVPGLEEAQYSWCARRGGYTAASVRRVVEHWMHRFPLRYLASCIYPGTADFFHALRSAGIQVAVYSDYPATDKLNALGLQADVVVSSTDPAVDYLKPDPRGLRLVAERLGVDVTECLFIGDRQELDGACAERAGMPYLILGKGPEAYAFYPSLLKQMNISVNA; encoded by the coding sequence ATGCGGAATGAGGAGACGATAGACTGGTCGCAATTAAAAGCAGTTGTCTTTGACGTGGACGGCACTCTGTACGATCAGAAAAAGCTAAGAAAACGCATGCTTCTGGCTTTGCTGCGCCACTACCTGCCGCGCCCCTGGCAAGCAGGAGATGTGCTGCTGCTCTCTCGTTTCCGTGCAGAGCGCGAACGGCGGGCAGGGCAGGGGGTACCAGGGCTGGAGGAGGCCCAGTATTCCTGGTGTGCTCGCCGCGGAGGCTATACCGCAGCGAGTGTTCGCCGTGTGGTAGAACATTGGATGCACCGCTTCCCGCTGCGTTACCTTGCCAGTTGTATATACCCCGGCACGGCTGACTTCTTCCACGCACTTCGCTCCGCAGGTATACAGGTTGCTGTGTACTCTGACTATCCAGCCACAGATAAACTAAATGCCCTGGGGTTGCAGGCGGATGTGGTGGTGAGTTCCACAGACCCAGCGGTAGATTACCTGAAGCCAGACCCGCGCGGTCTGCGGCTGGTGGCTGAACGATTGGGAGTAGATGTAACCGAGTGCCTGTTTATAGGCGACCGTCAGGAACTGGACGGTGCCTGTGCCGAACGCGCTGGAATGCCTTACCTGATTTTGGGGAAAGGTCCGGAAGCTTATGCGTTCTATCCCTCGCTTTTAAAACAAATGAACATATCTGTAAACGCATAA
- a CDS encoding GtrA family protein: MSITRKVQKNQVVRFIAVGAGCAAVEFMLFTLLVDFYNINYLAANLISLLVAVVLNYLISRKAVFESGKHTANVEFIIFVLFTGIGVGMNQFLVWYFVDQVLLDVRLGKVFAIGLVAIFNYFTKKHIVFKN; the protein is encoded by the coding sequence ATGTCAATCACAAGAAAGGTCCAAAAAAATCAGGTAGTCCGCTTTATAGCAGTAGGCGCAGGTTGCGCTGCTGTAGAGTTTATGCTCTTTACACTGCTGGTTGATTTTTATAATATCAATTACTTAGCGGCCAACTTAATTTCCCTGTTGGTGGCGGTTGTGTTGAACTACCTGATCTCCAGAAAAGCTGTGTTTGAAAGCGGTAAGCATACGGCCAATGTCGAGTTTATTATTTTCGTGCTGTTCACAGGTATCGGCGTGGGCATGAATCAGTTTCTGGTGTGGTATTTTGTTGACCAGGTGCTGCTGGATGTGCGATTGGGAAAAGTGTTCGCCATTGGCCTTGTGGCCATCTTCAATTATTTCACGAAGAAGCACATCGTTTTCAAAAATTAA
- a CDS encoding ArnT family glycosyltransferase, with protein sequence MKDSPPIQQPTLHHPSNAALLTGERTQVSWSTIAWLFVACGIFLRLFHYIDNRSLWIDEIYLATSLINLDFAALASPPLAYEQKAPIGFLWAVRLAVLAFGESEMALRLFSLLCGIASLFVFLPVARHFLKPFGVAIAIGMLALAPPLVYHSVEVKQYGTSVLASVLCLYLYIRFSAKFNVKDLLLWGGWGALILWFSYEAIFVLAGIAVSVCLTYLVQKRWKALFLSVIPFALWLFSFSINFILFTYKHADSAWLVEWFKLRGAFMPLPPSSLTDVKWFIQAGYLLLEYPLGLLWNSNTIDNQALRILLKMSLLPLIFITIGFVVVFRKNKTTFMLLLFPALLALLASGLELYPFYERLTVFLAPLFILYLASGTQWVAAVLPGKARWRYLFASLILLGPVFSSLQQLYNVNLFGGKKHAHHREAILYIQEHMQPGDVVYVNWNAQPEYAYYREVYDLNFKTIMGKDVRQQSASTAAYFQHLSPDLNEMAKHPRAWVLLNNMMGANIGEVEYPGDLFSTALKDGSLFVKELEKRGELKDAFKGLHNDVYLFDFTHKNIPKPGDAF encoded by the coding sequence ATGAAAGATAGCCCACCAATTCAGCAGCCTACGCTCCATCACCCTTCCAACGCTGCCCTCCTGACAGGCGAACGCACACAGGTTTCATGGAGCACGATTGCCTGGCTGTTTGTTGCATGCGGTATTTTCCTGAGGCTCTTCCATTATATTGACAACCGCTCGCTTTGGATTGATGAGATTTACCTGGCTACCAGCCTCATAAATCTTGATTTCGCCGCGTTAGCGTCCCCACCCCTGGCTTACGAGCAAAAGGCGCCCATCGGGTTTCTATGGGCTGTGCGGCTGGCGGTGCTGGCGTTTGGCGAAAGCGAGATGGCCTTGCGGCTTTTCTCCCTCCTCTGCGGTATTGCTTCCCTGTTTGTGTTTCTGCCCGTAGCCAGGCACTTTCTAAAGCCTTTCGGCGTAGCCATTGCCATAGGTATGTTGGCGCTGGCTCCTCCTTTGGTATATCACTCTGTTGAGGTAAAGCAGTATGGAACATCAGTGCTGGCTTCGGTGCTGTGTTTATACTTGTACATTCGCTTCAGTGCTAAATTCAATGTAAAAGACCTGCTCCTTTGGGGAGGCTGGGGTGCGCTTATACTTTGGTTTTCCTACGAAGCCATCTTTGTACTGGCAGGCATTGCGGTAAGTGTGTGCCTCACGTACCTGGTGCAGAAAAGGTGGAAGGCACTTTTCCTTTCTGTTATTCCATTCGCTTTGTGGCTATTCAGCTTTTCCATTAACTTCATACTGTTCACTTACAAGCATGCAGACTCTGCCTGGCTGGTAGAGTGGTTTAAGCTGCGTGGTGCCTTCATGCCCTTGCCACCCAGTTCGCTGACGGATGTAAAATGGTTTATTCAGGCGGGTTACCTGTTACTTGAATATCCCCTTGGCTTGTTGTGGAACTCAAATACAATAGACAACCAGGCGCTGCGGATTTTGCTAAAGATGTCGCTGCTGCCCCTTATTTTTATTACTATCGGTTTTGTGGTTGTGTTCAGGAAGAACAAAACCACTTTTATGCTGCTGCTTTTCCCGGCTTTGCTGGCTTTGCTGGCATCGGGGTTGGAGTTATACCCCTTTTATGAGCGGCTAACGGTTTTCCTGGCGCCTCTTTTCATACTATACCTGGCCTCGGGCACCCAATGGGTGGCTGCGGTATTGCCGGGAAAAGCGCGCTGGCGCTACCTGTTTGCCAGCCTGATCCTGCTGGGGCCTGTCTTCAGTTCTCTTCAGCAACTATACAACGTTAATTTGTTTGGGGGGAAGAAACATGCGCATCACCGCGAAGCCATACTATACATTCAGGAGCACATGCAGCCCGGTGACGTGGTGTATGTAAACTGGAATGCCCAACCAGAGTATGCCTATTACAGAGAGGTGTATGACCTGAACTTCAAAACCATTATGGGCAAAGATGTAAGGCAGCAGTCGGCAAGTACGGCTGCCTATTTCCAGCACCTTAGCCCAGACCTAAATGAGATGGCAAAACACCCACGCGCCTGGGTGCTTCTCAATAATATGATGGGTGCAAATATTGGTGAGGTAGAGTACCCCGGCGACCTGTTTTCCACCGCTCTCAAAGATGGAAGCCTGTTTGTGAAGGAACTGGAAAAACGGGGAGAATTGAAAGACGCTTTCAAGGGCCTGCACAACGATGTGTACTTATTTGACTTTACGCATAAAAACATACCTAAACCTGGCGATGCTTTTTAA
- a CDS encoding glycosyltransferase family 4 protein: MSNQKKIKVLETIRQGKIGGGETHVLDLVRELDKETYEPVVLSFTDGPMVDALKAMGIKTYVIHTETPFDIRIWKEVRQLLQKEEVDVLHAHGTRANSNTFWSARQLGIPVIYTVHGWSFHQDQPLLVRRFRTMGEKLLVNNADITVCVSESNHRDGLSLFGKNHTTVIRNGVNIQKFNPDGAYKDIRSEFGIPQNTLLIGYIARITKQKDPLTLVRAIAQIPENLHMHFLVVGDGDLKAEMLQLAEQLLVKDRITFVPFRQDVPDILQAIDIYCLPSLWEGLPIGLLEAMAMRKAVVASAIDGTEEVISSGENGLLIPPSSPKKLAEAIILLAHDEALRQKLSVAAQATVATTYNVQEMARQVENLYKEVLSATGKSEVQGQAEALTA, translated from the coding sequence ATGTCGAATCAAAAGAAAATAAAAGTACTGGAGACCATCCGGCAAGGGAAAATCGGAGGCGGTGAGACCCATGTGCTGGACCTGGTTCGCGAGCTGGACAAGGAGACATACGAACCGGTAGTGCTCTCTTTCACGGATGGCCCCATGGTAGACGCGTTGAAGGCGATGGGCATCAAGACGTACGTGATCCACACTGAAACGCCCTTTGACATCCGCATATGGAAAGAGGTACGACAGCTGTTGCAGAAAGAGGAGGTTGACGTGCTGCATGCGCACGGCACAAGAGCCAACTCCAACACATTTTGGAGTGCCCGCCAACTGGGTATTCCTGTTATCTACACGGTGCATGGCTGGTCGTTTCACCAGGACCAGCCGCTGTTGGTACGTAGGTTTAGAACAATGGGCGAAAAGCTGTTGGTTAACAACGCTGACATCACCGTATGTGTGTCAGAAAGCAACCACCGCGACGGGCTATCCTTGTTTGGGAAGAACCATACCACTGTTATCAGGAATGGCGTAAATATTCAAAAGTTTAACCCAGACGGTGCATATAAAGACATTCGGTCCGAGTTCGGAATTCCCCAAAATACGCTGCTGATCGGTTATATTGCCCGCATCACCAAACAAAAAGATCCCCTAACACTGGTCAGGGCAATCGCACAAATCCCTGAAAACCTGCACATGCACTTCCTGGTTGTGGGCGATGGTGATTTGAAGGCAGAAATGCTGCAGCTAGCAGAACAGCTACTGGTAAAGGATCGAATCACGTTTGTTCCATTCCGGCAGGACGTGCCGGACATACTTCAAGCCATAGACATCTACTGCCTGCCCTCCCTTTGGGAAGGCCTTCCAATAGGCCTGCTTGAGGCCATGGCCATGCGAAAAGCAGTGGTGGCCTCAGCTATAGACGGTACAGAAGAAGTTATCTCATCCGGTGAAAACGGTTTGCTAATTCCTCCGTCGTCGCCTAAAAAGTTAGCGGAAGCCATCATACTCCTGGCACACGACGAAGCACTCAGGCAAAAGCTAAGCGTGGCGGCACAGGCAACTGTAGCCACTACTTATAATGTGCAGGAAATGGCGCGTCAGGTAGAAAACCTCTACAAAGAGGTTTTGTCTGCCACCGGCAAATCTGAAGTGCAGGGCCAAGCAGAAGCCCTAACAGCTTAA
- a CDS encoding glycoside hydrolase family protein yields MSLRLSFLCALLLSLFLFAGFLLYSLDFFDDEAAAKQAIPISFASSDQIGIIKLQPDMFVNESIAGETSLLIDEQQLVGDPGQTKAKPKNAFFTRHHSKWLYPVSFTVDLKAIHAISEIYLYAVNLSSVVKIEGGKPFSWKPLTEEAPAIDKSWRKYTVYADTRYLRFTVEQSINPVELVIKGKPLETVKVATTPANTKRPRQVTMDQLIGVNAFIDDPLDKLNAVGFVREYHNWRWDESQTKTYPNNEKKWNPSYAGGGWNFDDFYRQLKDQDILVAPAMMGTVKWISPDGNKPVPEGKSSEDPASYIAHADHMYQFVARYGSGDVRKAPLKLAPDQDKKAALGLLHYYENWNEQNMDWMGRTHHFTPFEYAAMASADYDGHQGKLGKTVGVKNADPNARMVMGGLAGINLDYIKAIKHWADYNRNGSVPFDVINVHHYSRADKKDGRVGISPEEDNLKERLQELVAYRDAAMPGKEVWITEFGYDTHPRSPQRAPAIASFSQEEVQGQWLVRSYLAIAAAGVDRAAMYMLRDVNPDADVQYCTSGLTSSKETGWKLKPSWYYVYTLKNRLKGMHFTGGAEKAGAMVYTFRNNETGQGAYVVWSPTSTGATIKDYELTIPKNNTSVKKVALANGQQNGIETPLKLTGQQVKFDVTESPVFVLLDKM; encoded by the coding sequence ATGAGTTTACGTTTATCTTTTCTGTGCGCGCTGTTGCTGTCTCTGTTCCTGTTTGCTGGCTTCCTGTTGTATTCGCTTGATTTTTTTGATGATGAGGCAGCTGCAAAGCAGGCTATTCCCATCTCCTTTGCCTCCTCTGACCAAATCGGCATCATCAAATTGCAACCAGATATGTTTGTGAATGAAAGTATAGCCGGTGAAACTTCATTGCTGATAGATGAGCAGCAGTTGGTGGGAGACCCGGGCCAGACAAAGGCAAAGCCTAAGAACGCTTTCTTTACGCGGCACCACAGTAAGTGGCTATACCCGGTAAGCTTTACCGTTGATCTGAAAGCCATACACGCCATCTCAGAAATTTACCTTTACGCCGTGAACCTAAGCAGCGTGGTAAAGATAGAGGGCGGAAAACCGTTTTCGTGGAAGCCCTTAACGGAGGAGGCGCCTGCCATCGATAAAAGCTGGCGCAAGTATACTGTTTATGCCGACACGCGTTACCTCCGGTTTACCGTGGAGCAAAGTATAAACCCGGTTGAACTGGTGATTAAGGGTAAGCCGCTGGAGACTGTTAAAGTTGCGACCACCCCTGCCAACACAAAACGCCCGCGGCAGGTTACCATGGACCAACTCATAGGCGTAAATGCTTTTATTGATGACCCCCTGGACAAATTAAACGCTGTGGGTTTTGTGCGCGAATACCACAACTGGCGTTGGGACGAAAGCCAGACAAAGACATACCCGAACAACGAGAAAAAATGGAACCCCAGCTATGCAGGCGGTGGCTGGAACTTCGACGATTTCTACCGCCAGTTAAAGGATCAGGATATTCTGGTGGCGCCCGCCATGATGGGAACCGTGAAGTGGATCTCACCAGACGGAAATAAGCCGGTGCCAGAAGGGAAAAGCTCCGAGGATCCCGCCTCTTACATCGCCCACGCCGACCATATGTACCAGTTTGTGGCCCGCTACGGAAGCGGCGATGTCCGTAAGGCCCCACTGAAGCTTGCCCCGGATCAAGACAAAAAAGCAGCCCTGGGTTTGCTGCATTACTACGAGAACTGGAATGAGCAGAATATGGACTGGATGGGTCGTACCCATCATTTTACACCTTTTGAATACGCCGCCATGGCCAGCGCCGATTATGACGGGCACCAGGGGAAATTAGGTAAAACCGTTGGCGTGAAAAACGCTGACCCCAATGCCCGTATGGTGATGGGCGGTTTGGCCGGCATCAACCTGGACTATATCAAAGCGATTAAGCATTGGGCGGATTACAACAGAAACGGAAGTGTGCCATTTGATGTGATTAACGTGCACCACTACAGCAGGGCCGATAAAAAAGACGGGCGTGTGGGCATTAGCCCGGAAGAGGATAACTTAAAGGAACGGCTGCAGGAGCTGGTAGCCTACCGTGATGCGGCCATGCCCGGCAAGGAAGTATGGATTACTGAGTTTGGCTACGACACTCACCCCCGCTCCCCGCAGCGAGCGCCAGCTATCGCCTCGTTTAGCCAGGAAGAAGTGCAGGGACAGTGGCTTGTTCGCTCCTACCTGGCTATTGCCGCCGCAGGCGTAGACAGGGCCGCCATGTACATGCTACGCGACGTGAACCCGGATGCCGATGTTCAGTACTGCACCTCAGGACTCACATCGAGCAAGGAAACCGGCTGGAAATTGAAGCCTTCGTGGTATTACGTTTATACGTTGAAAAACCGGCTTAAAGGAATGCATTTTACGGGAGGTGCGGAAAAGGCAGGGGCGATGGTGTATACTTTCAGAAACAATGAAACAGGCCAGGGCGCCTATGTGGTTTGGAGTCCGACCAGCACAGGCGCTACGATCAAAGATTATGAGCTGACCATTCCGAAGAACAACACCTCCGTTAAAAAAGTGGCACTTGCCAACGGTCAGCAAAACGGCATTGAAACGCCCCTGAAACTCACAGGCCAGCAAGTGAAATTTGACGTAACTGAAAGCCCCGTGTTTGTGCTGCTGGACAAAATGTGA
- a CDS encoding glycosyltransferase family 2 protein gives MKDTPVTPPVIAPVPAGVVRPLWSVMIPVHNCAHYLTETLESVLVQNIPAEQMQIEVVDDASTDADVAALVMRVGQGRVQYFRQPQNVGSLCNFETCLTRSRGQLVHLLHGDDRVEEGYYKAIAQIFAQFPSAGAAFCRYNWIDQNSKPIHLEAAARTTPGVLENGLMQLAERNIIQYAAITVRREVYESLGSFSGVNYGEDWEMWVRIARDYPIAYTPVVLASYRKHTASISGQKYTSGQHLRDLEQVMQTIQQHLPTEARERLLQKSKKFYAGYGLRIANQIWHTTHDKAAVRAQVKQTLQLHKSSASYYAIARLYLKMLLGMR, from the coding sequence ATGAAGGATACTCCTGTTACTCCTCCTGTTATTGCGCCCGTTCCCGCTGGAGTGGTTCGTCCGCTGTGGTCGGTGATGATACCTGTGCATAACTGCGCCCACTACCTGACAGAGACGCTGGAGAGTGTGCTGGTGCAGAACATCCCGGCGGAGCAGATGCAGATAGAAGTGGTTGACGATGCCAGTACAGACGCAGACGTTGCCGCGCTGGTGATGCGGGTGGGGCAGGGGAGAGTGCAGTACTTCAGGCAGCCGCAGAACGTGGGAAGCCTGTGCAATTTCGAAACCTGCCTTACCCGCTCCAGGGGGCAACTGGTGCATTTGCTGCATGGCGATGACAGAGTAGAGGAGGGGTATTACAAGGCCATTGCGCAAATATTTGCGCAGTTCCCATCTGCCGGTGCAGCCTTTTGCCGCTACAACTGGATAGATCAGAACAGCAAACCCATTCACCTGGAAGCTGCCGCCAGAACAACCCCCGGCGTGCTGGAAAATGGTCTGATGCAGTTGGCGGAGCGAAACATTATCCAATACGCGGCTATCACCGTGCGCCGCGAGGTGTATGAAAGCCTTGGGAGCTTCAGTGGGGTGAACTATGGGGAGGACTGGGAGATGTGGGTGCGTATAGCACGTGATTACCCAATTGCCTATACACCAGTGGTACTGGCCTCCTACCGAAAACACACGGCCTCCATTTCAGGGCAGAAGTATACTTCCGGGCAGCACCTCCGCGACCTGGAGCAGGTGATGCAAACTATTCAGCAGCACCTGCCAACTGAAGCGAGAGAAAGACTACTTCAGAAATCTAAAAAGTTTTATGCAGGCTATGGCCTACGAATAGCGAACCAGATCTGGCATACCACCCATGACAAGGCTGCCGTTCGGGCACAGGTAAAGCAGACGCTGCAACTGCATAAAAGCTCGGCGAGCTACTATGCAATCGCCCGGTTATACTTAAAAATGTTGCTGGGTATGCGCTAA